In Thermanaerothrix sp., the DNA window CGGAAGCTCCGGCAACGGCGCCGCCATGCGGGTAAGCCCCTGCGGCCTCGCCGCCAAAAGCCTGGAGGAGGCGAAAACCCTGGCCTTCGAGGCCACAAGGGTCACCCACAACCACCCACAGGCCCTTAAGGCCGCGGAGGCGGTGGCGTCCACGGTCTTCCTGGCCCGCCAAGGGGCGTCCATGGAAGACCTCCTGTGGCACGTAAAGGACTACTACCCCATGGACTTCACACTGGACCAGATAAGGGACTCCTACTCCTTCAGCTCCTCCTGCGATGACACGGTCCCCCAGGCGCTTAAGGCCTTCCTTGAGTCCCATGGCTTCGAGGACGCGGTGCGGAACGCCATATCCCTGGGGGGCGACACCGACACCCTGGCCGCCGTGGCGGGCTCCGTGGCGGAGGCCTTCTACGGCGTACCAAAGACGTTGCGGGACTCCGCCATCGGCTTCCTTGACGGGCCCCTTGTGGAGATACTCCTGGAGTTCGAGGCCCAATACCCGCCAAAGATTACGTGAGCACAGCCCGATGGGGGACATGAGAAGACGGGAGGGGAACGCCCACCCCCCCGCCTTCTCTTTAAATTTTTAAATCTTAACGCCATAAGCCCCCGTAAGGCTGACGGCCCTTAAACGGTATCCTCCGCCGCCTCGCCGCAGGGCTCACCACAGGCATCCTCCACCTCCCCCATGCCCTTCACTATGGCCCTTAGGGCGCCGAAGGCCATGAGGCACATGAAGAAGAGGATGGGGAAACCCGCCACGGTGGCGATCTGCTTGGTGGCGTCTATGCCCGATATCTTGCCGGAGCTGCTCAAGAGGTTGATTATGGCCATGGAGGCCATGACGACCCCCCAGAATATCTTCATCCCCGCCGGCGGTTCCTTGCCCTCCAGGTGGGAGCCGGTCATGGAGAGGGAGGCCACCGTGGTGGTCATGGAGTCGCACAGGGTTACGATGGAGAGTATGAGCACCCCTATGAACACCCAGGACCATACGGTGCCCAACGGCGCGTTCTTAAGGAAGGCGAACACCGACACCTCAAGGCCGGAGCTCCTGATGGACTCCCATATCCTGCCCCCGTGGATCTGGGAGTATATGGCGCTGCCCCCGAAGATGGAGAACCACACAAGTCCGAACACCGACGGAAGCACCAGGTTGAACAGCAGGAACTGCCGTATGGTCCTGCCGTAGGAGAGCCTGGCCAGGAACATGCCGATCAAGGGGGCGTAAGCCAGCCATATGGCCCAGTAGTACACCGGCCACCACCGGGGCCAGGGGCTCCCATCTATGGGGGAAAGGTAAAGGGTCCGCTCGAAGAAGTTGTTCACAAAGTGCCCGAAACCCTGCACCCCCAGGTTCAGGATGAAGCTGGTGGGACCCACGGCGAAGAAGAAGAGCATCATGAAGAGGAATATCTTGGCGTTGTAGTCCGACAGTATCCGGATGCCCTTCATTATCCCCGAGTAGGAGGAGACGATGTATATGGACACGGTGACCACCAACACCGCCGCCCAGACCGCCTTGCCGGTTTTTATGCCGGTGAGGCTGTTAAGGCCGCTGCCCGCTTGCATGGCTCCCACGCCGAGCACCGCCGCCACACCTCCCGCTATGGCAAGAAGGCATACGTTGTCCACCAGCGCCCCGACTAGCCCCGTGGCCCTCCGGCCGAATATGGGGTACAGGGTGGAGCTCACCGCGTAGGGAAGCTTCATGTTGTAGGCGCAGTAGGCTATCCCCAGCCCCGCTATGGCGTACATGGCGTAGGGGATGAAGGTCCAGTGGATGAACGTGGTGGTCATGGAGAACATGGCGGCCCCCTCGGTGCCGGCCTTGAGGCCGAGGAAGTCCGGAGGGCTCATGAAGTGGGTTATGGGCTCCGCTATGCCCCAGAAGAGTATACCCGTGGCGATGCCGCCGCAGAGGGATATGGAGAACCACTGCCAGTCGGTCAGCGTGGGCTTGGCGTCCTTTCCGCCGAACCTTATGTCCCCGTACCTGGACATGCCAAGGTACGCGCAAATCGCCAGGAACATGACGCTGGAAAGCTGAAACAACCACCCGAATTTGGTGAAGGCGAACTCCACTATGGCGGACTCCGCCTTGTAAAAGGCCTCCGGCGCCAGAACCCCAAGGGCTATGGCCCCAAGGAATATGGCCGCCATGGGATAGAACACCGCTCCCCTTATGCTCATCCCCTCTTTGGATATCATACCCCGTCCTCCCTTCTCTCCTTCATCATGGCTTCGAAAACACCGCGGCCAGATGCCGCCCTTTCATTGACATGAAAGCCGAATCGCCGGAGGTGGTATCCGCTTAACTCCCCCAAGACCACCTCCTTAAGCGCAGCCGCCCCGGGCGGCGTGGAGGATCTTGCGGGTTCTTACGGCCATTAGCGCCTTAGCCATGTCCACCGACAGGTCCCGGTCCTCCTCCATGAAAGGCACGTCCTCCCTTAGGGCCCTCAGGGCCCGGGAGGTACCCTCGCCGTAAGAGGCCCCCCTCATGTCCATGGCCTGGGCGGCGTGGAGGACCCTGTCTCTTATACACATCT includes these proteins:
- a CDS encoding BCCT family transporter, with translation MISKEGMSIRGAVFYPMAAIFLGAIALGVLAPEAFYKAESAIVEFAFTKFGWLFQLSSVMFLAICAYLGMSRYGDIRFGGKDAKPTLTDWQWFSISLCGGIATGILFWGIAEPITHFMSPPDFLGLKAGTEGAAMFSMTTTFIHWTFIPYAMYAIAGLGIAYCAYNMKLPYAVSSTLYPIFGRRATGLVGALVDNVCLLAIAGGVAAVLGVGAMQAGSGLNSLTGIKTGKAVWAAVLVVTVSIYIVSSYSGIMKGIRILSDYNAKIFLFMMLFFFAVGPTSFILNLGVQGFGHFVNNFFERTLYLSPIDGSPWPRWWPVYYWAIWLAYAPLIGMFLARLSYGRTIRQFLLFNLVLPSVFGLVWFSIFGGSAIYSQIHGGRIWESIRSSGLEVSVFAFLKNAPLGTVWSWVFIGVLILSIVTLCDSMTTTVASLSMTGSHLEGKEPPAGMKIFWGVVMASMAIINLLSSSGKISGIDATKQIATVAGFPILFFMCLMAFGALRAIVKGMGEVEDACGEPCGEAAEDTV
- a CDS encoding ADP-ribosylglycohydrolase family protein → MLGAVIGDIAGSRFERTPHKGKDFALFDPRCRFTDDTVMTMAVAKAILLSAGNHSLVADNTVKCMRHLGRLYPNRGYGSMFARWLNSPDPAPYGSSGNGAAMRVSPCGLAAKSLEEAKTLAFEATRVTHNHPQALKAAEAVASTVFLARQGASMEDLLWHVKDYYPMDFTLDQIRDSYSFSSSCDDTVPQALKAFLESHGFEDAVRNAISLGGDTDTLAAVAGSVAEAFYGVPKTLRDSAIGFLDGPLVEILLEFEAQYPPKIT